Proteins from a single region of Calditrichota bacterium:
- a CDS encoding FAD-dependent oxidoreductase, which produces LGGLVRSSSIGDVSWDSYYHVILPSDSRLQALLGELGLSGQLVWKQTRTGLLIDGRLYSVSNMREFVSLPALTLLDKLRLGANILYASRTRNWQRLEQLHAVEWLRTWSGTRTCTRFWVPLLRAKLGEEYRAASAAFIWATMARLYSARRTGAKREELGYVQGGYAAVVGTLERALHERGVKVRCSHRLCRVEPEAGGGYLLRFDNGATNGAGKVVLTMPNPAIVSACPWLSASEAKRLAGATYMGIVCLALLLRKPLAGFYTTNIADGDFPFTGIIEMSSLIDPDTFGGRSLVYLPKYVPADDPVLLAPAEEILYSFVEELRRVYPALGLEDVVGWSVNREQHVFALPTLRYSEIAPPMRTVAPGVFIVNSAQIVNTTLNVNEAVRQAEEAAQLLRDEP; this is translated from the coding sequence AGCTGGGCGGTTTGGTGAGGAGCTCCAGCATTGGCGATGTCTCGTGGGACAGCTATTACCACGTGATTCTGCCGTCTGACAGCCGCTTGCAGGCACTCCTTGGCGAGTTGGGGCTGTCCGGCCAGCTCGTGTGGAAGCAGACCCGCACCGGCTTGCTCATCGACGGGAGGCTGTATTCGGTTTCCAACATGCGGGAGTTCGTCTCGTTGCCGGCCTTGACGCTGTTGGACAAGCTGCGACTGGGGGCCAACATTCTCTATGCTTCCAGGACGCGCAACTGGCAGCGCTTGGAGCAGCTGCATGCGGTCGAGTGGCTGCGCACCTGGTCCGGCACAAGAACGTGCACACGCTTCTGGGTGCCGCTCTTGCGCGCGAAGCTGGGTGAGGAATACCGGGCGGCGTCGGCCGCGTTCATCTGGGCGACCATGGCCAGGCTCTACAGCGCGCGACGCACCGGGGCGAAGAGGGAAGAGCTGGGCTACGTGCAAGGGGGGTACGCAGCCGTGGTGGGCACCTTGGAGCGTGCCCTGCACGAACGCGGCGTGAAAGTGCGGTGCAGCCATCGCCTGTGTCGCGTCGAACCCGAGGCAGGGGGCGGTTACCTCCTCCGCTTTGACAACGGTGCAACCAACGGCGCCGGCAAGGTGGTGCTGACTATGCCCAACCCGGCTATTGTCAGCGCCTGCCCCTGGCTGTCTGCCTCCGAGGCCAAGCGCTTAGCCGGAGCTACCTACATGGGGATCGTATGTTTGGCGTTGCTATTGCGCAAACCCTTAGCAGGCTTCTACACCACGAACATCGCCGATGGTGATTTCCCTTTCACCGGGATTATCGAAATGTCATCCCTGATAGATCCGGACACCTTTGGTGGACGCTCTCTGGTGTACTTGCCAAAATACGTGCCTGCGGACGACCCGGTGCTGCTGGCGCCTGCTGAAGAGATACTGTACTCCTTCGTAGAGGAGCTCCGCCGCGTCTATCCGGCCCTGGGCCTGGAAGACGTCGTCGGCTGGAGCGTGAACAGGGAACAGCATGTGTTTGCCCTTCCCACGCTCCGTTATTCGGAAATCGCCCCCCCGATGCGCACCGTGGCCCCGGGTGTGTTCATCGTGAACTCTGCCCAGATTGTCAACACTACCCTGAACGTGAACGAAGCGGTGCGCCAAGCCGAAGAGGCGGCACAGCTTCTGCGGGATGAGCCTTAG